The Oscillatoria acuminata PCC 6304 genomic interval GACCGGGATTCCGGACAGACTTTACCCTGTTTGGTGGAGTTTATGAAAAGCATTGAAGTCCGAGCAAAATTGGTCGTTCCGATTGTCGAAAAAGACACCTTGTGGGGATTACTAATTGCCCATCAATGTTCGGGACCCAGGCAGTGGCAAGGCTGGGAAATTGACCTTTTAGCCTCTTTAGCCACTCAACTGGCGATCGCCATTCAGCAGTCAGAACTTTATGAACGGTTGCAGGTTGAATTGAGCGATCGCAAAAAAGCCCAATGCCAAATTAAAGCCTCCCTCGAAGAAAAAGAACTCCTCCTCAAGGAAGTTCATCATCGGGTCAAAAATAACTTACAAGTGATTTCCAGTATTTTTTCCCTGCAAAGTTCTTATATTGAAGAACCGCGAATTTTATCGATTTTACGCGATAGTCAAAACCGCATTGCTTCAATGGCCTTGATTCATGAAAAACTTTACCATTCTGACACCCTTGCCAAAATAGATTTCAATGATTACATTGAAAGTCTGACAAGCAATTTATTTTCATGCTATAATGTTAGTCTCCAAAAAGTTCGCTTGAAACTACACATTGAAAATGTTTCTCTCAACTTAGACACCGCCATTCCCTGCGGATTACTGCTGAACGAACTGGTCTCCAACTCTCTCAAACACGCCTTTCCCAACGACGGGTCGGGAACCATTTTTATTGAATTGACAGCCCAACCTAATCAGCAATTAAATCTGATAGTGCGCGATACAGGTCGGGGTTTGCCCGAGGGATTAGACTTCAAAAAAACCAATTCTTTAGGACTGCGCTTAGTCCGTGCGCTGACCCGACAATTACGGGGAACCTTGGATATTGAAAACAGTCACGGAGCTTGCTTTCAAATTACCTTTCCCTCTCCTCAAAGTCTTTAACCCGGTTCCGGGGACCCGCAAACGGGTTCAATCTCCAACCTCTTTGTGCTTTACCCCAGACGATTTCAGTTTTATAATTAATACAAAACTTCAGGGACAAGAATTCTGTCTCATCGTAACCGATTAAAGTTGGGAGAAACCTGTCATGTCACATAAAATTCTGGTTGTAGAAGATGAAGCCATTATTGCCGAAGATATTGCCCTCCGCCTTGAAAAAATGGGATATGAGGTGGTGGATATCGTGGCATCAGGAGAAGAAGCTATCGCCGCTGCTGGGATTCATCAGCCGAATTTGGTGTTGATGGATATCATGCTGCAAGGGCTGATGGATGGGATTATGGCAGCGGATCAAATTCGGGAAACCTTAGAAATTCCGGTGGTTTATTTGACCGCTTATGCGGATGAAAATACCTTAAAACGGGCGAAAGTGACTCAGCCTTTGGGTTACATTCTCAAACCTTTTCGGGAAACTGAACTGTGGGTGACTATCGAAATTGCTTTATCCAGGCATCAGGCAGAATTGGAGGTTAAAAAAGCAGTTTCCACCGCAGAAACAAACCGTTATAAGGCCGAAGAAGTGAGCCAAATCAAATCTCAGTATTTGTCGATGGCGGCCCATGAATTTCGCAACCCCCTGACGACAATTCAATCTTCAGCGGAATTGATTCAGGAGTATGTTAACAATTGGCCCCCGGAAAAAACGCAAAAACATCTTGAACAAATTGTGATGGCGACGGAAAGCCTGAATCAGTTACTTGAAGATATTTTAAAATTTGGCAAGGCCGATTTTAAAAAAACTAGCTTAAACCCTGCCCCTTTAAATCTGGCCTCATTTTGCGAAAGGATTGTGGAAACCTTTCAGTTGAGTGCCGGAGATGAATATCGCCTCATTTTTACCCAACAAGGAGAATCCAGAGTCGCCTACCTCGACCAAAAATTACTGTGGCATTTGTTTAATAATTTAATTGCGAATGCGATTAAGTATTCTCCGGCAGGGGGGGAGATTTTGATTACCCTATCTTTTCAACCCGATGAAGTGGTGTTTCAAATCTGCGATCGCGGAATTGGCATTGACCCCGAAGAAATCGATACCTTGTTTGTGCCCTTTTCTCGCGCTTCTAATGTGGGGACTATCCCGGGAACTGGGTTGGGACTGGCGATCGCCAAACGGTCCGTAGATTTGCATCACGGTCAAATTACCGTGGAAAGCCAACTGGGTCAGGGGACGACATTTACTGTGACTCTTCCCCTCACCCCAGTCCCGTAACTGTTACCCTTTGACCCGTTCTTGCAGACCCTGTTCTAATCGGTCCAATAACGTATCTACATCCGCAGATACCGTTTCAAAACATTGGGGAGGGGGTGGGTCGGTGACAAATTCTATCACCTTCAACTGCCCTTGATTAATCCCCACGAGGAGAACCTCAGTTTCTGGATTAAATCCCTCAACAATTCCCACAACTTCTTGTAAGAAACTCCCCACGGTTTCATTCAGTTTAAGGACCGCCTCTTTTGGGCAGTAAATAAAATGCGGTGTGGGTTTCAAGTCGATTCCCATCACGCTACCATTATGTTGATTTTCCAGCCACAGGCCCCAGGAAAGAGCCGCTAATTCCTGTTGGTGAGTTCTGGCAAAATCCGCTAACTCATGCCGCCATCGGTCCTCTTCTTTCTCTGGCTGAAGGTTCCCCGGTAAAAAACCAGTCATTGCTATTTCTCTTACGTTGCGATTGGATGAATTGGATTACTTTAAACCCATTTGGACACGCCATAACCCTGCATAAATCCCTCCTCGTTCCAGGAGTTCCTCATGAGTGCCGCGTTCTACTAATTCTCCCCGATCCATGACATAAATGCAATCGGCATTTCGGATGGTGGAGAGACGATGGGCGATCGCAATCGTCGTCCGGTTTTGAGTAATCCGTTCCAAAGAACGCCCGATCGCCGCTTCTGTTTCATTATCCACCGCTGATGTCGCTTCATCTAAAATCAAAATTGGCGGATTTTTCAACAGGGCCCGGGCGATCGCCAACCGTTGTCGCTGTCCCCCGGAAAGTTTCTGCCCCCTTTCCCCAACAATGGTGTCATACCCTTGAGGCAGTTCCATAATAAAATCATGGGCTTCTGCTAGTTTTGCCGCCTCAATTGCATCGTCATAGCTGGCATCAAAACTGCCATAAATGATATTTTCGGCGACAGTCCCATGAAATAAAAACACATCCTGACTAACTAACCCGATCGCCCGTCGCAAATCCTGCAACTGAATATCGCGCAACTCTATCCCATCGAGGGTAATACTTCCCGATTGAATTTCATACAATCGCAGCAATAGCTTGACGACTGTACTTTTCCCCGAACCTGTCGCCCCAACTAAGGCAATGGTTTTTCCCGCCGGAATCTCTAGGGATAACTGATTAATCACGGGATTGCGATCGAAATAGGCAAAGGTAACATCCCGCCATTGGATTTCACCGCGTACTGTCTGAAATGGTAACGGTTTATTCCCCGGATGAATGGCGATGGGGGTATCTAATAAATTCATCACTCGGGCGACAGAAGCCGTTGCCCGTTGATATAAATCTAATGTCTGACCCAAGCGCGTTAACGGCCATAATAACCGCTGAGTTAAAAAGATTAAAACGCTGTAAGTCCCCACCGCTAGATTCCCTTCTACGGTAGCCAGCCCACCCAACAATAATGTAGCGGTAAAAGCCACCAAAATGATGATTCTAATCAAGGGAATAAACGCGGCAGAGAGGGCGATTGCGCGTTTATTGCTTTGGCGATAGTTTTCACTCAACCGTCCGATGCGTTTGCTTTCATAAACTTCAGCCGTATAGCTTTTAATGGTGGTAATTCCACTTAAGTTATTGCTAAGTTGGCTATTGAGCAAACTGACATTTTCTCGAACATCAGCATAGCGCGGGGTGAGCAATTTCTGAAAGGCGATCGAACCCCAGATAATAAAAGGCATGGGCAACAATGCCATCCATGCTACCGTTGGCGCTAGGACAAAAAAGACGGTGCCAATGATAATCACCGTCGTGATTACCTGGAGAATTTCATTGGCCCCGACATCCAAAAAGCGTTCTAGTTGGTTAATATCATCGTTTAAGATAGACATAAACCCGCCTGTAGAACGCTCCTCAAAATAGGCGAGGTCTAGGTCTTGTAAGTGGCGATAAACATCGAGGCGTAAATCATGTTGTAGAGTTTGGGCCAGATTCCGCCAAAGGCGATCGTAGGCATACTGAAAGACCGATTCCATCACCCAGACAATAAAGGTAAGCCCGCTGAGAAGCAGCAATTGTCTGAAGACATCGGTCACCCCAAATTGGGCAATGAAAGAGTTTTCTTCATTAACGACCACATCCACTGCCGCCCCAATTAGGGCCGGCGGTGCCAAGTCAAATAATTTATTGAGAATAGAACAGGCGATCGCCTGCCAGATTTGAACGCGATATTGATGTCCATATTCCAGCAGACGCCCCAAGGGATGCCCTGAATGCTTACGGGTCATAGTGCGATTGACTGACACGAAATTTATCGGTATTGGGGTTGAAGGTCTCCCTCTATCATACGCCTGATACGGAATCCGGTTTTTTATGGACCTTTGAAAACCGGATTCCGGATGAGAGGAGGATTCCCCTCGGTGCGATCGCCAGTCTTACTGAACCTGAGTATCAATCGGCTGGATCCGAATTCCGGGATTAATCGTCGGCTGCTGCGGCTGAACTCCGGGACCAATTTGCTGTTGTTGAACTCCGGGATTAATCGTCGGCTGTTGTTGAACTCCGGGATTAATCGTCGGTTGCTGTTGAACTCCGGGATTAATCGTCGGCTGTTGTTGAACTCCGGGATTAATCGTCGGCTGCTGTTGAACTCCGGGATTAATCGTCGGCTGCTGTTGAACTCCGGGATTAATTGTCGGCTGCTGTTGAACTCCAGGATTAATCGTCGGTTGCTGTTGAACACCGGGATTAATCGTCGGCTGCTGTTGAACACCGGGATTAATTGTCGGCTGCTGTTGAACACCGGGATTAATTGTCGGTTGCTGTTGAACACCGGGATTAATCGTCGGTTGCTGTTGAACACCGGGATTAATCGTCGGCTGCTGTTGAACACCGGGATTAATCGTCGGTTGCTGTTGAACACCGGGATTGACTTGCTGCTGGACCCCGGGATTAACTTGAAAATCCCCAGGAGTCGTTTGAGTAGGAGTGCCTGCGGGAACCTGCTGAATGGGAGTACCTGCGGGAACCTGCTGCTGAATGGGAGTGCCTGCGGGAACCTGCTGGAGGGGAGTGCCTGCGGGAACCTGCTGCTGAGTGGGAACTCCTTGGTTAGGCTGTCCTGGCACCGTTTGACCCGGACTAGAACCTGTCCAAGTTCTCACCGAAGTACCATCGGGTAGGGTTTGAATCGTTGTGCCATCGGGTAAAACTTCGACCTGACCGGGGGCCACTGCTTCTGCACCGGGGACCGTATTCCCGGGGGTCATGTTGCCTTGTCCGGGAACTTGGCCGACGGATGGAGGTGTTGGCACTGGGGGTTCACAGAGGTTATTGAGATTCCTCGCTTGGCCGGAAGAATCGATCATAAAGCAGCCTGGATATTCTTGGGCGATCGCGCCCTGGGAAACAGGCAGCATTAAGCCAAAGACTCCTGATGTCATCAAAGTTAAGGTGACTTTTAAAGGGTTAAACATTTTAAGGGATTCTCCTTGCTTGATTTTTAATGGCTTGCCTTATCTAGTAACTTAAGCAAGCCAGTTCTGGGAAAGATTTTCAAAACTATAAATATTGACTTACCCTAACAGATAACAATTAGTCGTTTTAAATTAATAAATTAACCGTTAAAATATCTTTGCCCGGTTTAAAAATTCCTCTCCAATGTTTACACCGGATAAATCAGTGAAAGAATGCTTAGTCTTGGCAGAAGCCAAGACTAAGACACGCCGATAGTAGGAGGGTTTAATTAGAAACTGCTAATATTATGCAAAAATAAACGAAAAAACAGGCTCCCTCACGAGAGAGATTTATCTCTCATCCCGCAGACAGAGTTAATCAGAATCCCGCTTTTCAACATTTACGGTTAAATTTAGCCCCCCTGCGCGAGTCATGGATTTAGGGCATCGGTACCGGATTAAAGAAACAGTACCAGAAACCCGGTTTTCGGCGCAAATTTGGTGTTAAGGGGCAGAAATTTTGTCAAAAAACGTGGTTTCTCCCCCCTCCTGTACCGATCCCCTAGGCTTTTTCGGGGATTATTTGCCAATTTTCACAGTATTAGCCGCCCGGGTTGCTTTTGCCCTAGCTTCTGCAATGGTCTGACCTTTTGCCAAAGCGACTCCCATGCGGCGGAAAGGACGAGAATCGGGTTTACCAAATAATCTTAAATCAACATCCGGTTCTGTGAGGGCATCGGCTACCCCTTGATAAGAAATTGAATCGGAATGGTCTTGGGCTAAAATCACTGCACTGGCAGAATGACCGAGTTGTTCAATTTTGGGAATAGGTAGCCCTAAAATAGCTCTTAGATGGAGTTCAAATTCGTTGAGATTTTGGGAGATTAGGGTTACCATGCCGGTATCGTGGGGACGGGGGGAGAGTTCGGAGAAAATCGTCTCATTTTTGGTGATAAAAAACTCAACGCCAAAAATACCGGCACCGCCTAAAGCATCGGTAACTTTTTGGGCGATCGCCTCTGCTTCTTGGACTCGTTCCGGTGAAATATCTGCCGGTTGCCAAGATTCTTGATAGTCGCCGCGTTCCTGACGATGACCGATCGCCGGACAAAACAACGTAGGACGATCCCACTGGCGGATTGTCAGCAGGGTAATTTCCAGTTCAAATTCAATGAATTCCTCAACAATCAGCTTTTGAGTATCGCCCCGGGAACCAGCGATCGCATAGTTCCAGGATGCCTCCACTTCGCTGCGATCGCCAACCGTTGATTGTCCTTTTCCGGAAGAAGACATCACAGGTTTAACCACATTGGGAAATCCGATTTGTTCCGAAGCGGCGATTAATTCATCTAAAGTGGTGGCATAAGCATATTTAGCGGTTCTAATGCCTAACTCTTTATGCGCGAGTTCCCGAATGCGATCGCGATTCATCGTGTAGTTGGTTGCCTTCGCCGTAGGAATGACAATAATGCCGCGATCTTTTTCAAATTCGAGTAATTTTTCCGTGCGAATTGCTTCAATTTCTGGGATAATAAAATTAGGCTGATGCTGATTGACGATTCGTTCCAAATCATCAGGATTCAGCATAGAAATCACTTCAGAATAATCCGCCACTTGCATCGCGGGAGCATTGGCATAGCGATCAACGGCAATGACTGTATTCCCGAGACGTTGAGCGGCGATCGTAAATTCTTTCCCAAGTTCGCCAGACCCGAGAAGCATTAATTTTTGGGGTAACTGCATCGAATTGATTCTCAATTGACTAGACTGCCACCTATTTTAAACCGTTTATTCTCAAATTTAACAGAGGGCAAGCAAGGGATCAAGCCTCCGACTCCTGTTTCACCACCTTAAAACCATAATGTAGAGGCGATTCGCTTTCTCGCCCCTACATTGAAGGTTTTAGTGGTAAAAATTGCGGAAGTCCTATTTTTTTCCCCTAAACTGCATAACTTTCTCCAATGCGATGCACTTTAATCAAGTTCGTTACCCCAGTAATG includes:
- a CDS encoding ABC transporter ATP-binding protein, encoding MTRKHSGHPLGRLLEYGHQYRVQIWQAIACSILNKLFDLAPPALIGAAVDVVVNEENSFIAQFGVTDVFRQLLLLSGLTFIVWVMESVFQYAYDRLWRNLAQTLQHDLRLDVYRHLQDLDLAYFEERSTGGFMSILNDDINQLERFLDVGANEILQVITTVIIIGTVFFVLAPTVAWMALLPMPFIIWGSIAFQKLLTPRYADVRENVSLLNSQLSNNLSGITTIKSYTAEVYESKRIGRLSENYRQSNKRAIALSAAFIPLIRIIILVAFTATLLLGGLATVEGNLAVGTYSVLIFLTQRLLWPLTRLGQTLDLYQRATASVARVMNLLDTPIAIHPGNKPLPFQTVRGEIQWRDVTFAYFDRNPVINQLSLEIPAGKTIALVGATGSGKSTVVKLLLRLYEIQSGSITLDGIELRDIQLQDLRRAIGLVSQDVFLFHGTVAENIIYGSFDASYDDAIEAAKLAEAHDFIMELPQGYDTIVGERGQKLSGGQRQRLAIARALLKNPPILILDEATSAVDNETEAAIGRSLERITQNRTTIAIAHRLSTIRNADCIYVMDRGELVERGTHEELLERGGIYAGLWRVQMGLK
- the purT gene encoding formate-dependent phosphoribosylglycinamide formyltransferase, producing the protein MQLPQKLMLLGSGELGKEFTIAAQRLGNTVIAVDRYANAPAMQVADYSEVISMLNPDDLERIVNQHQPNFIIPEIEAIRTEKLLEFEKDRGIIVIPTAKATNYTMNRDRIRELAHKELGIRTAKYAYATTLDELIAASEQIGFPNVVKPVMSSSGKGQSTVGDRSEVEASWNYAIAGSRGDTQKLIVEEFIEFELEITLLTIRQWDRPTLFCPAIGHRQERGDYQESWQPADISPERVQEAEAIAQKVTDALGGAGIFGVEFFITKNETIFSELSPRPHDTGMVTLISQNLNEFELHLRAILGLPIPKIEQLGHSASAVILAQDHSDSISYQGVADALTEPDVDLRLFGKPDSRPFRRMGVALAKGQTIAEARAKATRAANTVKIGK
- a CDS encoding hybrid sensor histidine kinase/response regulator — translated: MSHKILVVEDEAIIAEDIALRLEKMGYEVVDIVASGEEAIAAAGIHQPNLVLMDIMLQGLMDGIMAADQIRETLEIPVVYLTAYADENTLKRAKVTQPLGYILKPFRETELWVTIEIALSRHQAELEVKKAVSTAETNRYKAEEVSQIKSQYLSMAAHEFRNPLTTIQSSAELIQEYVNNWPPEKTQKHLEQIVMATESLNQLLEDILKFGKADFKKTSLNPAPLNLASFCERIVETFQLSAGDEYRLIFTQQGESRVAYLDQKLLWHLFNNLIANAIKYSPAGGEILITLSFQPDEVVFQICDRGIGIDPEEIDTLFVPFSRASNVGTIPGTGLGLAIAKRSVDLHHGQITVESQLGQGTTFTVTLPLTPVP
- the ccmS gene encoding beta-carboxysome assembly chaperone CcmS yields the protein MTGFLPGNLQPEKEEDRWRHELADFARTHQQELAALSWGLWLENQHNGSVMGIDLKPTPHFIYCPKEAVLKLNETVGSFLQEVVGIVEGFNPETEVLLVGINQGQLKVIEFVTDPPPPQCFETVSADVDTLLDRLEQGLQERVKG